The following coding sequences lie in one Gemmatimonadota bacterium genomic window:
- the kdsA gene encoding 3-deoxy-8-phosphooctulonate synthase, which yields MAIFERFTLIAGPCVLEDDTLNLRVAERLEALSRSAGVPVVFKASFDKANRSRLDSLRGPGLETGLRLLERVRSESGLPVLTDIHEPHQAELAAGVVDALQIPAFLCRQTDLVLAAAGTGLPMNVKKGQWMAPEEMVAVVEKARAGGAKLVTVTERGTFLGYGDLVVDMRSFGRIRESCQVPVVFDGTHSVQRPGRAAGSSGGDPEHIPALVRAAVAAGCDHLFLETHPDPDSAPSDGANMIPLDRLELLVGEVAAVRAALAERRDRVSGGISW from the coding sequence GTGGCGATTTTCGAACGCTTCACGCTGATCGCGGGCCCCTGCGTCCTCGAGGACGACACGCTGAACCTGCGTGTGGCCGAGCGGCTCGAAGCGCTTTCGCGGAGCGCCGGAGTTCCCGTGGTATTCAAGGCGTCATTCGACAAGGCGAACCGGTCCCGGCTCGATTCCCTGCGGGGCCCCGGGCTGGAGACGGGCCTCCGCCTTCTGGAACGTGTTCGCTCGGAATCCGGGCTCCCGGTCCTGACGGATATCCACGAACCCCATCAGGCCGAGCTGGCGGCCGGGGTCGTGGACGCTCTCCAGATCCCTGCCTTCCTTTGCCGCCAGACGGACCTGGTTCTTGCCGCCGCGGGCACCGGTCTTCCGATGAACGTGAAGAAGGGGCAGTGGATGGCGCCCGAGGAGATGGTGGCGGTGGTGGAGAAGGCGCGTGCGGGAGGGGCGAAGCTCGTCACCGTGACCGAGCGCGGGACCTTCCTCGGGTACGGAGACCTGGTGGTGGATATGCGGTCCTTCGGGCGGATTCGAGAGAGCTGCCAGGTCCCCGTCGTCTTCGACGGGACCCACTCGGTTCAGCGCCCCGGGAGGGCCGCGGGCTCGAGCGGCGGGGACCCCGAGCACATTCCCGCCCTCGTGCGGGCCGCGGTGGCCGCGGGATGTGATCACCTCTTCCTGGAGACGCATCCCGATCCCGATTCCGCACCTTCGGATGGGGCGAATATGATCCCCCTGGACCGGCTGGAGCTTCTGGTCGGAGAAGTCGCCGCCGTCCGAGCCGCCCTGGCGGAACGGCGTGACCGGGTCAGCGGAGGCATCTCGTGGTGA
- a CDS encoding glycosyltransferase family 2 protein encodes MSESSDTPGADSLPDLYRKDFAVVVPALDEAPVIPDLIRELRETFARHRLEGEVILVDDGSTDGTAALAEREGKGWAALRVLRHRVNLGKTEAILSAARATDRSVLVVFDADLQHSPEEIPRLLAEIARGSDVVCGRKVGAYDKKVVSSIYNRLSRRIFRVPISDLNSIKAFRKSVLDGLQLRHDWHRFFVVLAHARGHGVTEIDVTLHPRRAGISKYTGSWRVVVGMVDLLSVWFLLIVSKKPLLLFGTVGALLIVVGFLVGMVALYLRIFHQMGFRPLLDFVVLLESVGFTLCGFGLLAEMVAQLREEVEDLRRSART; translated from the coding sequence GTGTCTGAGTCCTCGGATACCCCGGGGGCGGACAGCCTCCCGGATCTCTACCGGAAGGACTTCGCAGTCGTGGTGCCAGCGCTCGACGAGGCGCCGGTGATTCCCGACCTAATCCGGGAGCTACGGGAGACCTTCGCGCGGCACCGTCTGGAAGGGGAGGTGATCCTCGTGGACGACGGCTCCACCGACGGGACGGCGGCGCTCGCAGAGAGAGAAGGGAAGGGGTGGGCTGCCCTCCGCGTTCTGAGGCACCGGGTCAATCTCGGAAAGACCGAGGCCATTCTCTCGGCTGCCCGGGCGACGGACCGGTCGGTTCTCGTGGTGTTCGACGCCGATCTCCAGCACTCGCCCGAAGAGATTCCCCGACTCCTCGCGGAGATCGCGCGCGGGTCGGATGTCGTGTGCGGCCGGAAGGTCGGGGCGTACGACAAGAAGGTGGTCTCGTCCATTTACAACCGCCTCTCCCGCCGGATCTTCCGCGTTCCCATTTCGGACCTGAACTCGATCAAGGCCTTCCGTAAGTCGGTCCTGGACGGGCTCCAGCTCCGGCACGACTGGCACCGATTTTTCGTCGTGCTGGCGCATGCGCGTGGCCATGGCGTCACCGAGATCGACGTTACGCTCCACCCGCGGCGGGCGGGGATCTCCAAATACACGGGAAGCTGGCGTGTCGTCGTGGGAATGGTGGACCTCCTTTCGGTCTGGTTCCTCCTCATCGTCTCGAAGAAGCCGCTCCTCCTCTTCGGGACGGTGGGCGCGCTCCTGATCGTGGTCGGATTCCTCGTCGGCATGGTCGCGCTCTACCTTCGCATCTTTCACCAAATGGGGTTCCGGCCCCTCCTCGACTTCGTCGTGCTCCTGGAGTCGGTCGGATTCACCCTGTGTGGGTTCGGTCTTCTCGCCGAGATGGTCGCTCAACTCCGCGAGGAGGTGGAGGATCTCCGGCGGAGTGCCCGGACGTGA
- the wecB gene encoding UDP-N-acetylglucosamine 2-epimerase (non-hydrolyzing) has product MTGDRRRVLVVVGTRPEAIKMAPVMRALEGHFPRVEPRLLLTGQHTDLVDDVLSTFELVPHWDLGIMKKGQSLTRVARDCLAGMENVVFEWHPEFVLVQGDTASAFMASLSSYFHGIATGHVEAGLRTGDLWRPFPEEAFRRMADVLADLHFAPTEGARDNLLREGIRPGQIHVTGNTVVDALLEVAQRGLPPASKVLQRLLAPGAPPFFLLTAHRRESFGAPIERIFAAMRSLVEDEGTVEIVVPVHPNPSVIEPAERLLRGHPRIHLIEPLSYPDLVAALAGARGVLTDSGGIQEEAPTFGTPILVLREVSERPEVISAGLARLVGTDPALIVEGSKELLRRSPEHRARARRANPFGDGKAAERIAALVEEFLLARGGSSAV; this is encoded by the coding sequence GTGACGGGAGACCGCCGCCGCGTCCTCGTCGTCGTCGGGACTCGACCCGAGGCGATCAAAATGGCGCCCGTGATGCGCGCCCTGGAGGGACACTTCCCTCGCGTCGAGCCGCGCCTCCTTCTCACCGGGCAACACACCGACCTCGTGGACGATGTTCTTTCGACCTTCGAGTTGGTGCCCCACTGGGATCTCGGGATCATGAAGAAGGGACAGTCGCTCACCCGGGTCGCCCGAGACTGCCTGGCCGGAATGGAAAACGTTGTCTTCGAGTGGCACCCGGAGTTCGTTCTGGTGCAAGGTGATACGGCTTCCGCCTTCATGGCATCTCTTTCCTCGTATTTCCATGGTATCGCAACGGGGCACGTGGAGGCCGGTCTCCGCACGGGAGACCTTTGGCGCCCCTTCCCGGAGGAGGCGTTCCGCCGGATGGCGGATGTCCTCGCCGATCTTCATTTCGCGCCGACCGAGGGGGCGCGGGACAATCTCCTTCGCGAGGGAATCCGTCCAGGCCAGATCCACGTCACCGGGAATACGGTCGTGGACGCCCTCCTGGAGGTTGCGCAACGGGGGCTGCCTCCGGCCTCCAAAGTCCTGCAGCGCCTCCTCGCGCCGGGTGCGCCTCCCTTTTTCCTCCTCACCGCACACCGGCGAGAGTCCTTCGGTGCCCCAATCGAGCGGATCTTCGCGGCCATGCGATCGCTCGTGGAAGACGAGGGGACGGTGGAGATCGTGGTACCCGTGCATCCGAACCCTTCCGTGATCGAGCCGGCGGAGCGACTCCTCCGGGGGCATCCGCGCATCCACCTCATCGAACCCCTCTCTTATCCGGACCTCGTGGCCGCCCTCGCCGGCGCTCGCGGAGTTCTCACCGACTCCGGGGGAATCCAGGAGGAGGCTCCGACCTTTGGCACACCGATCCTCGTGCTCCGGGAGGTGAGTGAGCGACCCGAAGTGATCTCGGCCGGGCTCGCCCGCCTAGTGGGAACCGATCCGGCGCTGATCGTCGAGGGGAGCAAAGAGCTTCTGCGGCGGAGTCCCGAACACCGGGCGCGGGCTCGGCGGGCGAACCCCTTCGGGGATGGAAAGGCGGCGGAGCGAATCGCGGCGCTCGTGGAGGAGTTCCTACTTGCCCGTGGGGGGAGCTCGGCGGTGTGA
- a CDS encoding lysophospholipid acyltransferase family protein has protein sequence MSISYRFIRFLARIGILRWIRIEAEGLDHVPRTGPCILVPNHQSLLDPFLVQGVCPREVATMTKSTQFASPVIRWILGQVSAFPVRRYRVDPQTVRVLLRRLSEGKVVCVYPEGERSWDGRLQSFRRGTVRVLLRAGVPVIPVGIEGMYEVWPRWRARPRAGRTVFLRFGPPIQFGAQRGRAEREAMLPEAERLLREAILTLSGEAGRRGAHLSAEEGARIVREGVSGSAGSRGDAEL, from the coding sequence ATGAGCATTTCTTACCGCTTCATACGATTCCTCGCTCGGATCGGGATTCTCCGCTGGATTCGCATCGAAGCGGAGGGGCTGGATCACGTTCCCCGGACCGGCCCCTGCATCCTGGTGCCGAATCACCAGAGCCTTCTGGACCCCTTTCTCGTCCAAGGTGTCTGCCCGCGGGAGGTCGCGACGATGACCAAGAGTACCCAGTTCGCGAGCCCGGTCATTCGCTGGATCCTGGGGCAGGTGAGCGCCTTCCCGGTCCGCCGGTATCGAGTGGATCCCCAGACCGTCCGGGTCCTTCTGCGCCGACTATCCGAAGGAAAGGTCGTCTGTGTGTATCCGGAGGGAGAGCGGAGCTGGGACGGCCGACTCCAATCCTTCAGACGAGGAACGGTCCGCGTCCTCCTTCGTGCCGGGGTGCCGGTGATTCCGGTCGGGATCGAGGGGATGTACGAGGTTTGGCCGCGTTGGCGAGCGCGCCCGAGGGCCGGGCGTACCGTGTTTCTCCGTTTCGGGCCACCGATCCAATTCGGGGCCCAGCGCGGCCGCGCGGAACGGGAGGCGATGCTTCCGGAGGCGGAGCGTTTACTGAGGGAAGCTATCCTCACTCTCTCGGGCGAGGCAGGGCGCCGCGGCGCGCACCTTTCTGCGGAGGAGGGAGCCAGGATCGTCCGCGAGGGAGTCTCCGGGTCCGCCGGAAGCCGGGGAGACGCCGAGTTGTGA
- a CDS encoding glycosyltransferase family 4 protein: protein MRVLLHCVYYPPEVGGLESHVATLAEGLVARGHEVRVVTSRSLSGLAAEETRNGVRVRRTWFPSRSPLGWALHALGSVGPATRWADWADILHAQAFASVLPAGIAARRTGRPWLASFHTSHFLARARRPLWKPVLRRLVRWPDYALAASIEIAEVARTLSPGTLVEPLANGVETDRFRPVVAALPTRDGERWVIVPRRLVPKNGVEDLIRAVPRVRERIPGARFLVVGDGPERTSLEALAGELGVSGVVTFLGAKPHDEMPGLLASAEIAVFPSRMEATSVAALEALACERPVVATRVGGLPEIVGEDVGTLVTPGDPEALANGVVKLLEERDLPAMGRRARERVIARWSNARLVTRHLEIYEDLVAGRSVRRPSSKAES, encoded by the coding sequence GTGAGAGTTCTCCTGCACTGCGTGTATTATCCCCCGGAAGTCGGGGGGCTCGAAAGCCATGTGGCCACCCTTGCCGAGGGCCTCGTGGCCCGAGGTCACGAGGTCCGTGTCGTGACCTCGCGTTCCCTTTCCGGCTTGGCGGCCGAGGAAACGCGAAACGGGGTGCGGGTGAGGCGCACCTGGTTCCCATCCCGATCGCCGCTCGGCTGGGCGCTGCACGCCCTCGGGTCCGTGGGGCCCGCTACGCGCTGGGCGGATTGGGCGGACATCCTGCACGCCCAGGCGTTCGCCTCGGTCCTCCCCGCCGGCATCGCGGCACGGAGAACGGGGCGCCCCTGGCTCGCTTCATTCCACACCTCCCACTTTCTCGCCCGTGCCCGCCGCCCCCTCTGGAAACCCGTGCTCCGACGGCTCGTCCGGTGGCCCGACTACGCCCTGGCCGCCTCGATCGAGATCGCGGAAGTGGCCAGGACCCTATCCCCGGGGACCCTGGTCGAACCGCTGGCGAACGGTGTCGAGACCGATCGATTCCGCCCCGTCGTAGCGGCGCTTCCAACGAGGGACGGAGAGCGCTGGGTGATCGTGCCCCGGCGCCTCGTTCCCAAGAACGGGGTGGAGGACCTGATCCGGGCCGTTCCGCGGGTGCGGGAGCGGATTCCCGGTGCCCGCTTCCTCGTCGTGGGGGACGGACCGGAGCGGACCTCCCTTGAGGCGCTGGCGGGAGAGCTCGGTGTCTCAGGAGTCGTGACATTCCTGGGCGCCAAGCCGCACGACGAGATGCCGGGGCTCCTCGCGTCGGCGGAGATCGCCGTCTTTCCCTCGCGAATGGAGGCGACTTCGGTCGCCGCCCTGGAGGCGCTCGCCTGCGAAAGGCCGGTGGTCGCGACCCGGGTGGGGGGGCTCCCGGAGATCGTAGGAGAAGACGTGGGCACGCTCGTAACTCCGGGCGACCCGGAGGCGCTCGCGAACGGGGTGGTGAAGCTCCTCGAGGAGCGCGACCTTCCCGCGATGGGGCGGCGCGCCCGCGAACGGGTGATCGCCCGATGGAGTAACGCCCGCCTCGTAACACGTCATCTGGAGATTTACGAAGACCTCGTAGCGGGCCGGTCGGTCCGCCGGCCCTCCTCGAAGGCAGAGAGCTGA
- the lptB gene encoding LPS export ABC transporter ATP-binding protein produces MNGEGGAVAEQAAPAREPRKVSRFRAEGLTKVYQRRKVVSQANVEVTQGEIVGLLGPNGAGKTTTFYMMVGLIPPNSGRVYLDDKDVTRVPMYKRARLGVGYLAQEPSIFRKLTVEDNVLAILETRKLSRKERGQRLNELLDELSIAHLRKHKAFTLSGGERRRLEITRALVREPKFMLLDEPFAGIDPIAVQDIQQIVGDLKLKNLGVIITDHNVEQTLEIVDRAYIMYEGQIRVSGTVSELVWNDEVADIYLGPNLTQRMRKRFQRPAVPASTAQLLES; encoded by the coding sequence ATGAACGGAGAAGGGGGTGCGGTCGCCGAACAAGCGGCACCGGCCAGGGAGCCTCGAAAGGTGAGCCGCTTTCGCGCCGAAGGACTGACAAAGGTCTATCAGCGCCGAAAGGTCGTGAGCCAGGCGAACGTCGAAGTGACCCAAGGAGAGATCGTCGGCCTGCTGGGGCCGAACGGGGCCGGAAAGACGACGACCTTTTACATGATGGTCGGGCTCATCCCGCCGAACTCGGGGCGCGTCTACCTGGACGACAAGGACGTCACCCGGGTGCCGATGTACAAACGGGCGCGCCTGGGGGTCGGTTATCTCGCGCAGGAGCCGTCCATCTTCCGGAAGCTCACGGTGGAAGACAACGTCCTTGCGATCCTCGAGACCCGAAAGCTGTCCCGGAAAGAGCGAGGCCAACGGCTGAACGAGCTGCTCGACGAGCTCTCGATCGCCCACCTGCGCAAGCACAAGGCCTTCACCCTTTCGGGAGGAGAACGTAGGCGCCTCGAAATCACGCGGGCCCTCGTGCGGGAGCCGAAGTTCATGCTCCTCGACGAACCCTTCGCGGGAATCGACCCAATCGCGGTCCAGGACATCCAACAGATCGTCGGCGACCTGAAGCTCAAAAACCTGGGCGTCATCATCACGGACCACAACGTGGAACAGACCCTCGAGATCGTGGACCGGGCCTACATCATGTACGAAGGGCAAATCCGAGTCTCCGGCACGGTCTCGGAGCTCGTGTGGAACGACGAGGTCGCCGATATCTACCTGGGCCCGAATCTCACGCAACGGATGCGGAAGCGCTTCCAGCGACCGGCGGTCCCGGCGTCCACCGCTCAGCTGCTGGAGTCGTGA
- a CDS encoding HAD hydrolase family protein: protein MIGAGPPEASARRGRGRKRGIPEEVARAVRLVVLDVDGVLTDAGVYVGEGADGAPVEFKRFDIQDGLGLRLLRDAGLTVAFVSGRVSPATTLRAKELGIEELHQDPGAKKLPLVHGIMSRLGAEWHEVAIVADDLPDIPVMRKAGLPVAVRNAVPEVREAALWTTRRMGGRGAVRDFARELLLARGDWERVVNAYIEARSDG from the coding sequence ATGATCGGAGCCGGGCCGCCGGAAGCCTCCGCGCGGAGGGGACGTGGCCGGAAGCGCGGGATCCCTGAAGAAGTCGCGCGAGCCGTGCGGCTCGTCGTCCTCGATGTGGACGGGGTCCTGACGGATGCGGGGGTCTACGTCGGCGAGGGCGCGGATGGGGCGCCAGTCGAGTTCAAGCGATTCGACATTCAGGATGGTCTCGGCCTTCGCCTCCTCCGGGACGCGGGGCTCACCGTCGCCTTTGTCTCGGGGCGAGTCTCTCCGGCCACGACGCTTCGAGCGAAGGAACTCGGAATCGAGGAGCTGCATCAGGATCCGGGTGCGAAGAAACTTCCCCTCGTCCATGGCATCATGTCCCGCCTCGGCGCGGAGTGGCACGAGGTCGCGATCGTGGCGGATGACCTCCCGGACATTCCGGTCATGCGAAAAGCGGGGCTCCCCGTCGCCGTGCGAAACGCGGTCCCGGAGGTGCGGGAGGCCGCCCTGTGGACAACCCGCAGAATGGGAGGGCGAGGCGCCGTCCGGGATTTCGCGCGCGAGCTTCTCCTCGCCCGCGGCGACTGGGAGCGGGTCGTGAACGCGTACATCGAAGCGAGGAGCGATGGCTGA
- a CDS encoding KpsF/GutQ family sugar-phosphate isomerase codes for MAEVTEARAVASAERTDEGLLDEARRVLRAEAHAVAELAERLDARFARAIEILAAARGRVIVTGVGKSGIVARKVAATLTSTGTPAAFLHPVDGVHGDLGIVSAEDVGIFISKSGATSELHGLMEYMVRHGIPTIALTGRLDSPLARAAEVALDCGVTAEACPLALAPTSSTTAALAMGDALAMVLLKRKGFRVEDFARIHPGGALGRGLTIRVADVMVSKDYPRVLSSALMRECIVPLARLRGTVPIVEEEGQLVGVVTTGDLTRLMERTEDFLDLPVREVMTRAPKTASADELAGAAVHRMESHGIMALPVVDGSGRLEGVVHLHDLLRAGAA; via the coding sequence ATGGCTGAGGTAACGGAAGCTCGGGCCGTGGCATCTGCCGAGAGGACCGACGAAGGTCTCCTCGATGAGGCCCGGCGCGTCCTTCGCGCCGAAGCGCACGCGGTCGCGGAGCTCGCCGAGCGCCTGGACGCCCGGTTCGCCCGCGCGATCGAGATTCTGGCCGCGGCACGTGGCCGTGTCATCGTCACCGGGGTCGGAAAGAGCGGAATCGTGGCGCGAAAGGTCGCCGCCACACTGACCTCTACGGGCACCCCGGCAGCCTTTCTCCACCCCGTGGACGGCGTGCATGGAGATCTTGGAATCGTCTCCGCTGAAGACGTGGGGATCTTCATCTCGAAAAGCGGGGCGACCTCGGAGCTACACGGCCTCATGGAATACATGGTTCGGCATGGGATTCCCACGATTGCGCTGACGGGACGACTCGATTCGCCCCTCGCGCGCGCGGCGGAGGTGGCGCTCGACTGCGGCGTCACGGCGGAAGCGTGCCCGCTGGCGCTGGCGCCGACTTCATCCACGACCGCGGCGCTCGCTATGGGTGACGCTCTCGCGATGGTGCTCCTCAAGAGGAAGGGATTCCGGGTCGAAGACTTCGCCCGAATCCACCCGGGTGGGGCGCTTGGACGAGGGCTCACGATTCGTGTCGCCGACGTCATGGTCTCCAAGGACTATCCGCGAGTTCTCTCGAGCGCCCTCATGCGGGAATGCATCGTTCCGCTCGCGCGGCTCCGAGGAACGGTTCCCATCGTGGAAGAAGAGGGCCAACTGGTGGGGGTGGTCACCACCGGTGACCTGACCCGGCTGATGGAGCGGACCGAGGACTTCCTCGACCTACCGGTGCGCGAGGTGATGACGCGCGCCCCCAAGACGGCGAGCGCGGACGAGCTCGCGGGTGCGGCGGTCCATCGCATGGAGAGCCACGGGATCATGGCCCTCCCGGTGGTGGACGGATCGGGGCGACTGGAGGGGGTCGTCCATCTCCATGACCTTCTCCGAGCGGGGGCGGCATGA
- the lptC gene encoding LPS export ABC transporter periplasmic protein LptC: MNGRTKLAWTLLLLGGLVAACDEGASVATIVEGSRFLEADGITIRGEHVFLNAEGIRESHLLFDTMYHWRDSVDYHLVGVNLIANNEDGTERVRVTSRYGRMDPRGERFVARGNVVLFVPAEGRQLETEELYYDPNLGRIWSDSAFVMTLPGRTPIRGSSFTSDLEFGSFRAVGPGN; encoded by the coding sequence ATGAACGGACGGACCAAACTGGCCTGGACCCTCCTTCTCTTGGGAGGGCTCGTGGCGGCCTGCGACGAAGGCGCGTCCGTTGCCACGATCGTCGAGGGGTCGCGGTTTCTCGAGGCGGACGGGATCACGATCCGGGGGGAGCACGTCTTCCTGAACGCGGAAGGGATCCGGGAATCGCACCTCCTCTTCGATACCATGTATCACTGGCGCGACTCCGTGGACTACCACCTCGTGGGCGTCAATCTCATCGCGAACAACGAGGACGGTACGGAGCGGGTGCGCGTGACGTCGCGGTACGGGCGGATGGATCCACGGGGGGAACGCTTCGTCGCTCGCGGAAATGTCGTTCTCTTCGTTCCCGCCGAGGGGAGGCAGCTCGAGACGGAGGAGCTTTACTACGATCCGAATCTGGGACGGATCTGGAGCGACTCCGCGTTTGTGATGACGTTGCCGGGAAGGACTCCCATCCGAGGGAGTTCCTTCACGTCCGATCTGGAGTTCGGGAGTTTCCGTGCCGTAGGACCGGGGAACTGA
- a CDS encoding polyprenol monophosphomannose synthase, whose product MSRAPDEPTLVVIPTFNERENLPRIVPMVLQEMEAIHILVVDDASPDGTGEVADDLAAHFPGRIHVLHREGKGGLGPAYLAGFRWGLDRQYARICEMDADLSHPPAMLPKLVAALAAPNVDFVVGSRYMGGRVTVVNWPIGRLLVSYFGNVYARIATGLPVSDATGGFNIFSRNVLETIDMERIQSTGYTFQIELKLRSWKKGFRFVEIPIIFTERDHGESKMSKRIVFEAVWKVWKLRLLDIFGRL is encoded by the coding sequence GTGAGCCGCGCACCTGACGAACCGACGCTGGTCGTCATCCCCACCTTCAACGAGCGCGAGAACCTTCCGCGCATCGTTCCGATGGTTCTTCAGGAGATGGAGGCGATCCACATCCTCGTCGTGGACGATGCCTCACCGGACGGGACGGGAGAAGTCGCCGACGACCTGGCCGCCCACTTTCCCGGACGAATTCACGTTCTCCACAGGGAAGGGAAGGGTGGGCTCGGGCCGGCGTACCTGGCTGGCTTTCGCTGGGGACTCGATCGGCAGTACGCCCGAATCTGCGAGATGGACGCCGACCTCTCCCATCCGCCCGCCATGCTTCCGAAATTGGTCGCGGCCCTCGCGGCCCCGAACGTGGACTTCGTCGTGGGATCTCGATACATGGGCGGGAGGGTGACAGTGGTCAACTGGCCGATCGGGCGCCTCCTCGTGTCTTACTTCGGAAACGTCTACGCACGGATCGCGACGGGGCTTCCAGTGTCGGATGCGACAGGAGGATTTAACATATTCTCCCGCAATGTGTTGGAAACGATAGATATGGAGAGGATTCAATCCACGGGGTACACGTTTCAGATCGAGCTCAAGCTGCGTTCCTGGAAAAAAGGTTTCCGGTTCGTCGAGATTCCGATCATCTTCACGGAACGAGACCACGGGGAATCCAAGATGTCGAAGAGGATCGTCTTCGAGGCTGTGTGGAAGGTCTGGAAACTTCGCCTCCTCGATATCTTCGGCCGACTCTGA
- the rpoN gene encoding RNA polymerase factor sigma-54, with translation MSSLSNRLYQSTDLRQEMKINPRLYQAMELLHMPLLDLQAHLKQEITENPFLEMVEGDVEQEVSLEEVGEVETAPETKDEIDWEEILLDGFDAGGRRAQREEREYREPIQVETRDLRDYLLDQLHHLSIPDRAMRLGEEIIGNVDDAGLLTCPLEDVLSGVNDWLIDVRKVAEDRAKEIEDEEMRAEEEGEVGHLFQDYTMEEAEVLLTTIHGMDPAGVGARDVRECILLQLRRLDQANSTAFRIVQDHFDDLLNHRWNEIARVLGLNAKEVQDAADEVALLDPKPGLRHSGDEESYILPDLIVEKIDGEYRVFLNDTSLPRLRLSRAYREVARDRNQFKGENRDFIAAKLNSASWMIQAIEQRRQTMLKVMGFIVDRQRDFFERGIQYLKPLTLREVADHIDMHESTVSRVTNEKFVQTPRGVFPLKFFFSSGLSTASGEDISARGVKDKIRTLVQQENTRKPLTDQRIVELLEADGIRIARRTVAKYRDQLGVLPARMRKRV, from the coding sequence GTGAGCAGTCTTTCCAACCGCCTTTACCAGAGCACCGATCTCCGCCAGGAGATGAAGATCAATCCTCGCCTGTATCAGGCGATGGAGCTCCTTCACATGCCGCTTCTGGACCTTCAGGCACACCTCAAGCAGGAAATCACCGAGAATCCCTTCCTCGAAATGGTGGAGGGGGACGTCGAGCAGGAAGTCTCACTCGAAGAGGTCGGCGAGGTCGAAACGGCGCCGGAGACGAAGGACGAGATCGACTGGGAGGAGATCCTTCTCGACGGCTTCGACGCCGGGGGACGGCGTGCCCAGCGGGAAGAACGCGAGTACAGGGAGCCCATTCAGGTCGAGACGAGAGACCTACGGGACTACCTCCTCGACCAGCTGCACCACCTCTCGATCCCGGACCGAGCGATGCGCCTCGGGGAGGAGATCATCGGGAATGTGGACGACGCGGGGCTTCTGACCTGTCCCCTCGAAGACGTCCTTTCCGGAGTGAACGACTGGCTCATAGACGTGCGCAAGGTGGCGGAAGACCGAGCGAAAGAGATCGAGGACGAGGAAATGCGCGCTGAAGAGGAGGGGGAGGTCGGCCACCTCTTCCAGGATTACACGATGGAGGAGGCGGAGGTGCTCCTCACGACGATCCACGGGATGGATCCGGCCGGCGTAGGTGCGCGCGACGTGAGGGAGTGCATCCTCCTCCAGCTCCGGAGACTGGATCAGGCGAATTCCACCGCCTTCCGGATCGTGCAAGACCACTTCGATGACCTCCTCAATCACCGGTGGAATGAGATCGCCCGGGTCCTCGGATTGAACGCGAAAGAGGTGCAGGACGCCGCCGACGAGGTGGCCCTCCTCGATCCGAAGCCCGGGCTCCGTCATTCGGGAGACGAAGAGAGCTACATCCTTCCCGACCTCATCGTGGAGAAGATCGATGGCGAGTACCGGGTCTTCCTGAACGACACGAGCCTCCCCCGACTGCGGCTTTCCCGCGCGTACCGCGAGGTCGCCCGGGATCGGAACCAGTTCAAGGGGGAAAACCGGGACTTCATCGCCGCGAAGCTGAATTCGGCGAGCTGGATGATCCAGGCGATCGAACAGCGGCGCCAGACGATGCTCAAGGTCATGGGCTTCATCGTGGACCGTCAGCGCGACTTCTTCGAGCGCGGGATCCAGTACCTGAAGCCCCTGACGCTTCGCGAAGTCGCGGACCACATAGACATGCACGAGTCCACGGTGTCGCGTGTCACCAACGAAAAATTCGTCCAGACTCCCCGGGGCGTCTTTCCCCTCAAGTTCTTCTTCTCCAGTGGCCTGTCCACGGCCTCTGGCGAAGACATCTCGGCTCGTGGAGTGAAGGACAAGATCCGGACGCTCGTTCAGCAGGAAAACACGCGGAAGCCGCTCACCGACCAGCGAATCGTGGAGCTCCTCGAGGCCGACGGAATTCGCATCGCGCGCCGCACGGTGGCCAAATACCGCGATCAGCTCGGGGTTCTTCCCGCCCGGATGCGGAAGCGTGTCTGA